The sequence below is a genomic window from Monodelphis domestica isolate mMonDom1 chromosome 2, mMonDom1.pri, whole genome shotgun sequence.
TTGGCACCCACACACTCTTCAGGGATGCGCTGGGGCTCCCTGTCCTGGGtcaatttcctcctttctctccattgGATCGAGGGAGGACAGGGCTGCTCTTTCACTAAGCTGGATGACTGGTTGTGCCCATGGATGGAGGGATTAGAACCACTTCTCCCCATCCACATCCAGCTAAAACGCCTTCTCTCCACCGGTCTGCCCCAGGCTCTCCAATCAGCTCTTAGCTGTTGACTCCCCTTAATGACTTCTGAAGGCTGCTGTGATCGTGGTCCTTGAGGTGGGGCTTCAGGTAAGCTGGAGGAAGGATGGCTATCCCTTCCCTATTGAAATTCCAGCACACTGGCCTGAAGGTTGGTAGTCTATAGGGGGAATCTGGCTGCCCCCTTGGCAGAGTTCTGCATAGGGATTGAGGCTGGCATAGTTCAAAGGATGGGTAAATTTGAACTGGGGCAAGgggaataggaaggaggaaagagaaacgGAAAGATGGGCAGTATACTGGGAAGAAGTGGGGCCTGGATGGCCATGAAAGGGACAGCATCTCCAAATATGGAAAGCCCATAAGCTTAACGGACTTTTGGTGGAGCCCCAGGAAAAGAACTCAGTACCATGGATTTGAGGGGCAAGGTGGCCCTGAGGCCTTGAAGTGGAGACCCCTGTAGTATGAAACCAAGGCAACATGGACCATGACTGtgctcagtatctttgccatctTTTACATTTGTGTCATGCTTTATGGACGTTCACTACGGcataaagaagactagaaaatcccagctttgccaccTCTGGACCTAACACAATGTAAGATCTGGACTGGATGCTTTCTGAGTCCCTGATTCTatgatctcttttgattctcacaaccctaGAGGGGAGGCACGATCAAAGGACCATATGGTTAGAGCATCAaatccaaccctctccttttacagtgaccttaagtgacttgctcagggtcacagagctaataaatatctgaggggAGATTTGATTCCAGATCTTCCTGGATTCCAGGAAGATTCCTGGATTAAAATTCCAGATTTTAATACCCTCTCTGTAGCAGGTAGATATCCCTATTTCTGAGACCCAAGGAGAAGCtgaattgcccaagatcaagGAATAATGGCCGGATCTCTCATCGGCTAGACCTGGTCTCTTTTCTTTAGATTATGTTGCAGAGGATTTGAGCCAACAGCATATAAtctatctggcacacagtaggtgctcactAAATGCTTGGTGTTCTCCCCCAGTACCTGAGCAGATGACACCAGCATCCTCATGGTGCCCACAGTTATGGATGCCCCATCCGAGACTGGGACATGCTGCCAGGCGTAGCTCTCGGCCATCACAGTGGACGTTGTCTAGCAAGATGTGGCCAGTGCCATAGCCAAAGAAGGCATTGGTCTTAGAAGCCACAGCAGTGCCACAGTCCAGTTGGCGACAGACCACAGTGGCGTCTGGGAGCCCCCAGTCATCATCACATACGGTGCCCCAAGTGCCACCATGCAGAATCTCCACTCGGCCCTGACAGGGGTTGGCGCCTTTCACTAGGCGGATGCTGCCATCACCTAGGAGTGGTCAAGAGATAGGGGAGAGATTCATGTGTCCTTGTACTCCACAATATATCACGATGCATATACAGTGCCTGGTGGTCCCTTCCCACTCCTGAGACCTTCTCCTATCCCAGCCAAGAGGGGAGGGCATGGCCAAAAGGTCTGCCATTTTGTAGGAGTGCAGTAAAAGTTGCCTTGCCTAAAACATCACTCTGATCACCTCATATCCAGGATTATTGCTCATTAGTTCCTTTCTAGAATTCTATCTTCCAGACAAACTGGCCTCCTCGTTCCCTATCCACAGCATTCCACCTCCCTTCCAGGTCTTTGCTCTGGCTGGTCCTCACTCCTAGAATGCACGCCCTCctcatcttcatttctttcttttttttaaaacctttaccttccgtcttagaatcaatactgttccaaggcagaagagtagtaagggctaggcaatgggggtgaagtgacttgcccagggtcacacaatgaggaagtgtctgaggccagatttgaacccaggacctcctgtctctaggcttggctctcaatccactgagttacccagcttccCTCCTCATCGTCATTTCTTAAAATCATTAGAATCCCTGAAGAGGCTGATCCTGCACAAGTCCCCTGAGttgttatttctctctttctcttcattttgtgACTTCATAATCTAAAGTGACTTCATTTTGACTACTTATAAATAGCAAAACCCTGTATTTCCTTGAGATCATagacctagagctagaaggaccatctggtccaactccttcattttccagatggcaAATGGGAGGCCCACAGACTTGCCCAAGTGCCTTTTGGAAGTGTTGTATCCTCCAggagaatggaagcttcttgagggcaaggattactTTTCAGCCAAGTACCTGGCTCATACATATTGATGCTCTGCCTGGATGAAGCCAATTCTGAAGGCTAGGAACTCAGTGAATCTTCCCCAGTCACCTACCTCTCCCATTCTTCAAGGTGATGGTGGTGGGGGCTGTGCTGGTTAACACTTTCCTGGCCAGCGTTGGTAAGAGCTCTGAGAAAGGAAAACATCGGGGTGGGAAGAGAAGAGCTGAGCAGTTGTGCTGGATCCTGAGGAAGACTTGCTTCCATTCTTGTGAGCTATACCTGCTGCCCCAAGGGACTCTGGATGAGAGCTACTAGCTTCTCAGAATCTCCATGGGAGGGGATTGATGGGACAAGTTATTGGCCATGGGAAGGGGGACCCAGTGGATGGTCCCATACATTCTCCAGGGCAGTGTGACCTCAACCACAAGGTGAGAGGTTGTGTGTGTCGgtgagagggagaggcagagacagagagatggagagagggggagagggagagactgagacagagatagacagagatagagacagagagggagagagagacagagagaaagagatagagaaaaacagagagagggagaaagagacagagagatagagacagagagggagagagagacagagagaaagagatagaggaaaaacagagagatggagagaggggggagagagaaacagagacagagacagagagggagagagagacagagagagagagagagaggcagagagagagagacaaagatagagacagagagagaggtggggggaagggaaggagggaaggatagaaggaaggagggagagggagagggggaaagagggaggaaaggagggaaagagaaatagagacagagagaggagaaaggtgggggagagggaggggaaaagggagggaaagagggagagaaagagagagggagagagacagagacagagaatgttggagagaatgacagaaagaggaaaaagagagacagaggcagaaatagaatcccacatacacacacacacacacatgcatgcactcCCACAGAGACAGTTAGAGACCCCAAAacacagagacatacagacagatgTACATTCTCAGAGATGGCAGAGTTGGGAATTTTCCCAAACTAAGCTCACTCAGGGGAACTAGCAAATGCTGAGGATTTCCTGGAAGTTGTACCCTGCAAACTCGGAACAGAGGGGAGATTTCTTGAGCAACTGAGCAACTGGGGGAAAGGCAGCTCGTTGCCCAGAGAATCATCAACTCCCATGATGGGCAGCAACCTGGGGAGACCTTTTACTCCATGCCTCTCCCCTCAGGCAAGACAACACCCCCCATTTCCCAGGCAGAAGGTTGTCTTCTGGGCCCTCAATTGGAAAGGAGGGAATGTGAGTTCAGATTCCGGCAAATCCCTTTtgcttctctgagcctcatttcctCAGTCCATACTGGAGGCaatcctccctttccccctcacaCAGTTATATGTGAGGGCAGAGAGAGTTGAAGAATGAGGTAAAAGTCCTCTTGAAATGTTATTCCTGAAGGActttcaagggggaaaaaatggaggaTGTTTGAGAATCTGTGAGCTATTTGAGGCCAACAATGGACCCTTTGGGCCTCTTCTTTGAGTCCCCAGCATCTAGTGTTGCATCTTAAACATAACTGATAGTGTGTCCTTGCTGATAatgacagatagggaaactgaggcccggaaagataaagggacttgcccaaggtagtGGTGGAACATGGGTGAGCTCCCAGTTCATGGCGTTCCactctcccacactctcttccctTATTCATGCCCAGTCTCAGCCCCACCACCCTCAGTTAGACAAGATGGGACCCCAGGGCCCTGAGACCCTCTGCTGGTCTCTCCTCCATCCTTCTCACCATCACACATGACAGCCACGTCCTCGTAGTGGTAGCAGTTGTGGACTCCCCAGCCGTGGCTACCACACTCGCTCAGGGCCGCCTCCTGTCCCTTGCAGTCCACATTGTCCAGTTGGATGGGGCCTCGGCCCTGGCCAAAGGCAAGGGGCAAGGGCACCGGCAGGGCATACCCGCAGCCCAGCTGGCGGCAGGCTACGTTGGCATCTACCACGTCCCAGTCATCATCACACACGGTGCCCCAGGAACCATTGTACAGGATCTCCAGCCGGCCCTGGCAGCGGCTAGGTCCCCCCACCAGCCTCAACTCTGGGGACAGAGGGGGGCCAGGGGAGGGAACTTACTTTGGGGCAGGGCATTGGGCAGTTCTCAGAGCATAGCAAGGTTGGGAGGCACCCACCTCCCCAAACTGTGGACAACACTGGATTCCTGAGCCACCCTACCCATCCCATCCCTTCCCTGGGCAGGTCCTCCACCCCATCTAGTCCATGGCCCCATCCATCAGTCTTCCTGTGTAGAAGGGAGAATAAAGATGGGCAAACtcatttatatttgagttttCCTTAGAATCCCACCATTGagtctctgttttctctctctatggtctcaattttcctcatctgtaaaatggggtgggggAATAGCCCTTTATTTTAAGCTGAGGGACCTTATAACCTCCAGTCTAGAGTGGGAGGCAGGAGGCCAAAGGCTTCTCTAGGAGGGAACCCCATCACCCCTTCCCCATCCCATAGAAGGTCCTACCTGGAAAGGGTAATGGAGTAGGCTGCAGGGTGCTGCCTGGAACAGAATGGAAAAGAAGATCAGATGGGTCTTCCCAATTGGGGAAAGTACCCAAGGAGCATAGCTATACCCCGAGTGTCTAGATAACCCATTACTTTTCATACGTCTCTCCTTTCTGTTCCTAATGCAATGACACAAATTTGGACCATCAATCCCAACCTCCTAACTGGCTTCCCTACCTCCAGTATTTCTCTTCCCCAAAGTATCCAACACACAATTGTTAGcacaattttcctaaagcacaaattaGATCACATCATTCCCTTACTCTGAAACTTTCAATGGCTCCCACTTCCTATTTAATAAGATTCAATCCCGTTAGTTTGCAAGGCTCTCCGAAATCTGCCTTTAACTTACCAGTCCAGGCTGATCTCTCATCATCCAAATGCTCTAGTCAAACCAGAGGGTACTCAGGGCTCCTTAAATGCATCCCACCCTTTGTCCTGGgggcttccttcctctctcttctctttcaggcttCCCCAAATCATCATCTCCCCAAAGCTTCCACAGCCCGCTTAGAGTAGCCTCCTGCAGGACGTTTTCCCtgatttcctccttttcccaagCCAGAAGTGAGTTCTCCCTGCTCTGAATTCTTCCCATCCTCTGGTTACCCCTAAGACACTGGCCTCATTCTGCCCTCCAGCATCATCTGTTGTATCCATCCCCAGCCACAGCCTGCACTTTAGCCATCTTTTCATCTTCTATAGGAACCAAGACAATCATCCTATCAATCAAGTgaactatatattggttccaaggcagaagggcagtaatggctaggcaatgggggttaagtgacttgcccagggtcatacagctgggaagtgtctaaggccagatatgaacccaggatctcctgtctctaggcctggctctcctgCCAGCCAGCCAATCAGCTGCTCCCTTTCAtttaatttaggaaaaaaaaaactctcactttccatcttaaaatcaatattggatttttgctctaaggcagaagagcagtaagggctaggcaatgggggtgaagtgacttgacaagggtcacacagctgagaagtgtctgaggccagttttgaacccaggacctcctgtctctagacctggccccTATGACATATATTTCTTAAGCACCTGCTTAAGGTCCTGAGCTAGGCTCTGGAGacccaaagacagaaatgaaacagtccctgtccttgaGGAGCTTATGGTCCcctggaaaggaggaagaggaagggaggcaaGGAGCACAAAtctagccatatatatatatatatatatatatatatatatatatatatatatgtatgtatgtatacctcAAAGAGGCAAGGTGACCCCAAGAGGGAGGACACTGACAGCAGGGGACCCAGGAAAGGACTCATGCAAAAGGAGGTCTTTGGGCTGATTCTTGGAAGAAAGCAGGAATTCCAAGAggcaaaagggaggagggagagcattctaggaagGAGGGACAGCTAGGGCAAACACGGGTGGAGATGGGTGATGGAGAGAAGAAGAAGTAGATCCATTTGTCTGGAATATTGAGAGTCCAGTAGATACAGcacctggcctggaatcaggaaaatctgaattcaaatccagcctcaaatgctcactagctgtgtgaccctgggcaggcccCTTAACCcaattggcctcagtttcctcatctgtcaaatgagctggaaaaagaaatggccaacctctcccaggatctttgccaagaaaaccccaactggggtcatgaagagtcagatatgactgaaaaaaggaCTGAGCAGCATAGAAAAGGAATAAGAGGGAATACGACTGGAAAAGTAGGACAGGAGAAGCTTGTAAAGGGTTTTCAATACCTCCCaggggagtttatatttgatcctgaggaCATAGGGAGTCACTGGGGCTTATTAAGCTTATTAATGATTATTGAGCAGACCCCTCTTTGGGCTCTTTAGTATCTGTATAGAGGAGGGGTTGGGCTGGAAGTCAGGATAtgatttgttgaatgaatgaacttgATTTTGGCCTGGGGCACCTCCTTCATGGAGACTTCCAGGATTAACCTCAAACTGATggcattttctccctcctcaaatttcagagatctaggcttggctctcctcctctccctcccctggtGAACCTGCCAGAGCAGCCAGctggaatgtaaactccctgagggcaaggactggaCCATTTTGTCTTGGGATGTCCAGCTCTTAGCACATTACTTTGAATAAAGCTGGTTCTTGATACATGTTTGTGTCCCCAAAAGCCAAGGTGATCTTTGGGGTCCCTGGCAGCACTAAAATTCAACCTATAACCCTttaaaaactcttcccttctgtcctatgatcaattctaagacagaagatctgtaaggactaggcaatggaggtgaaatgacttgtccagggtcacacagctagggaatgtctgaggccagacttgaatccaggacctcccaactccaaacctGGAGCTCTAGTCCACTGAACCATGGTTCCACATAGCTCATGATTTAACaacaattattttcattgaagatCCACATTTTTAGAGTATGTGACCTTCATCTCCACCTCTTCCTTGGACTCTGCCCCAGAACCAGCTTGGGGCTCCTCTGATTCATCGTGCCCCTTTGGGGTCTCCATCTCCCTTCCAGGTCAGCTTCCTCTGCCCTCCCTATTCTCGGACCCCTTGCTTTACAGGTCATCTTCTCCTTTCACAATGTAAGGTAAAGGTTCAGGAGAAGGAGAGATTTCTGCTCAGGACAGTGGTGGGAATCAGAGCCAGAAATCATCTCCTCTGATCACTccgttttacagaagagaaaactgaggcccaaagacagGAAAGGACAGATCCAGAGTCACATGGTGAGTTAAGATCGGCCCtgggtctttttttcccccaggttAGGCCCTGTTAATGTGTCCTGAGATGGGTTGGTGAAGCAGGAACCAGGAGAAAACATCCaccttttttggtctttttacagacaaaaaagggataaaaacaaaaccaaaaagtgCCATGGCTATTTGTAAGGGGGAAATGGTTTTATACATGGGTCTAATATCATCCACTCAAAGCAAGTCAGGGTGCCCAGGGCAGCCTGGCTCAGTGGCTTTGGTTTGCCCACCCATACAATGAAGGAGACTTAACGCGGTGCCAAGCCAGAGTCCCACCTAAATCCCGCATAGCCCTGGGAAGTGGGGTTGGAATCCAGCCTCCTCTGGCCTCCCTCGGGTGCACGGACCTCCTTTTCCAGGGAGGGACCCCTGACCAAAGGACGGTGGGGCCATCAGGGCTGGCCACAGCCCAAGCAGCCCTTTGTCTCCCAAGCCTCTGCTACAAGAGATCCTGGGTGGTTTGTGGAGCCAAGGCACCCTCTTGTGGTCTGAGAGATTCCTTCTCCGGGATACAAAGGGAGAAggctgggggtgggagtgggagagATGCTTCCCATCTCCATGGTGACAGGAGGAAGGGCCGATGCTCTTAGTGAAGGAGCAGCAGGGCCTGGCTGGCCTGCTGGGACAGACTGGACATGGGAACCTCTCCCAAGCTGCCTCTGGCTCCAGAAGGCAGGCCCCTTCCTAGGTCTAAGATCTCCTTTCCAAAGATAATATCCAGGAAATATCTCTTTTCTGCTCGATTTCACAGAAGGTGAAAGTATGTAGAGGAGGGAGATaggccttatttttttaaaaccctcaccttctgtcttagaatctatattgtgtattggttccaaggcagaagagtggtaaggcctaggcgaggcagggggggtaagtgacttgcccagggtcacacagctgggaagtgtctgaggtcacatttgaacccaggacctcccatctctaggcctggctctctatccaatgagccacctagttgtcccagaGAGAGGTTttatcaaaaacaaaatttaatgggAATagatctccctcccctctttggaAACATGGGGAGGACGACTATGGGATGGTACATATGGGTTAGTTCTattgaattctttctctcttattaacTTGTTTTGTTGTAAGAATGGCTccggaaagagggaggaagagtggATTGATATACTGGGAAGTGTAGGGGATGGTAAAAAAAAACGACTGTTTTTGGATGGAGGAACAACAAAGCAGACACAGGTTTCCCACTTCTCCCACCTCTGCCTGGTAGAAAAAGCCCTTCCTCCTGGTACTGGCTATGGGACGGTCAGGGTCTCCTCTCCCTGTCAAGGGCGTTGGCAGCCCTCTCTGGGGACCAAAAGGGTCTGGACCCCTGGGGACAGGGCCTGAGTTCCAAAGCTGCCTCTGATTTCAATAACTGCGAAGTGTCGGAGTTCTCAAACCACTCTGCCCCAGAACAAGGTGCTCAGGCTGGCACCAgctttcagtttttgtttttaatttttgcacTGGAGCAGTGACTTCACCGGCATGAAGAAATCCACTTGACCAAAGCAGGAAGAGTCAAAGTGTTCTCAAGTATAATCTTAGAGAACCTGACCAGAGGCACACAGGCAGGGGGGGTTGGATTGGTGTCTCCCTGGCTATTTGTTCACTAGGCAGCAGCTCCCTCCTTGTAGCTCAAgtccttcccattttacagatgaggagactgaggtcccCATCATTTAGCCGCTAAGTGTCAGAGCTCCAGCAGTCCAACCACACTATCCACTGTTTCTCTGACATTTAATCTCTCTTggactgtttcctcatttgtaaaactagACTGATAGCTTGGAAGTTTCTTCCCACTCTAAATCTATTCTTCAGTGTTCCCTCCAatcttcccttctgcctccttaaattatcttgtatttactaaTCCACATATCATtttgaagcaaacaggatttagggttttcttggcaaagacattggagtggtttgccatttccttctctagttcattggacagataaggaaactgaggcaaatagagttttcttagcaaagctattggagtggtttgctatctccttctctggttcaattgacagatgaggaaactgaggcaaacaagatttagagttttcttggcaaagacattggagtggtttgccatttccttctctggttcaatTGATAGCTGGGGACAGTTaggtaaagagaatgaagttacttgtccagggtcacatagctattgaaGGGTCTGAGACCGACTGTCTAATCACCTCATGGGAACTTCACAGTCCTATCACATTGTGATTGTGGTTGGGTgcatcaggggttcttaaccattCTAACCCCTTTCTGGGAGCCCTCAGCTAGCCTGGGGAAGACTCAAGACTAAAGAATCAGGACTTTAAATGTGTCAAGTTAAAAACATGAGagcaacaaaggaaaacaatgtcACCGAAGGAGAGTGAAACATTTTCAAtctcctcaacccccccccccccagatagaAATATCCCcccccagccagccagccagccagccagcctccCTCTCAGAAGTCCTTTGACTCTACTGGTAAGACAGCTGTAATCACAACCTTGCCACAACTGGGTCTCAGACTGACAAGAGCCAGCAAGATGGAGGAGGCTCACCCAAGGGCAGGAAGAGAAAGACCAGGGCAGGTAAGAGGACCAGGCAGACGGCACTCCTTTCTTCTGGTCTCCACCCTCTGCTTGGCTGACCTGGGCAGGGACCAATTCTCATCTCTGCTCTTCTCTTTGGATTCTGAGGCTTTCAGATGGTCTCTCCCGGCAGCAGAGAAGTCACAGCTGGCACATCTGGAAGTCGGGGTCAAGGCTTTGGGGTTCCAAGcagggaaggtaagagttaggATGTTGCTGGGTTGTGATCCATCCCCCCAGGGTCCTCAGCCCCCACCCAGGGCTTGTACCTCCCCCTGAAAGAGCCTCGAATGGTATTTTCAGGTTCTCTTCTTGCCCGTTAGAACATgaccttcttgagggcaggggactgggtttttgccttcctttttccatctgtctatctgtcttccATCCCTGgagttccctccctcctcatctctgcctcctggcttccttcaagcctcagcaaTAACCTTGCCCTTTCTAAGGACCCTTTCCCAGATCCAAGCTGTTTCTCTGAGGTGACTCCCAAGTTATCCTGCCTGTATCTTGTTTACACCTAGTTGTTTGTTTATCAGCTCCTCCCACCATTGTATTGGGAACTCCTTAAGAGTAGGGGTAACCCCAGCCCAAAGCCCATTGTTCAGTTTTGTCagtctccatgaccccatttggggctttcttggcaaaaatactggaattatttgtcatttctttctttagctcattttatagatgaggaaactgaggcaaacaaggtggaatgattttgtccagggtcacacagctagtttgccatttccttctttagctcattttataaaggaaactgaggcaagcaaggtgaCATggctggtccagggtcacacagctagtttgccatttccttctctagctaattttatagatgaggaaactgaggcaaacaaggtgaagtgactggtccagggtcacat
It includes:
- the SSC4D gene encoding scavenger receptor cysteine-rich domain-containing group B protein translates to MRIGPCPGQPSRGWRPEERSAVCLVLLPALVFLFLPLGSTLQPTPLPFPELRLVGGPSRCQGRLEILYNGSWGTVCDDDWDVVDANVACRQLGCGYALPVPLPLAFGQGRGPIQLDNVDCKGQEAALSECGSHGWGVHNCYHYEDVAVMCDELLPTLARKVLTSTAPTTITLKNGRGDGSIRLVKGANPCQGRVEILHGGTWGTVCDDDWGLPDATVVCRQLDCGTAVASKTNAFFGYGTGHILLDNVHCDGRELRLAACPSLGWGIHNCGHHEDAGVICSGRSVPSVMSSPSLVTRDGKARLTEPATGKGEEDSLPEPSVLDSSWAVLG